From one Bdellovibrionales bacterium CG10_big_fil_rev_8_21_14_0_10_45_34 genomic stretch:
- the tilS gene encoding tRNA lysidine(34) synthetase TilS, with translation MREITVCQQSREVIDRLRPNVSNLEMTMVNQDLLLPLERAAFNQLIRNGLHRQKHLLVALSGGMDSMVLLNLLFKVAAKANVKLSVATIHHGPGSNAGFRDEVFAFCQRVSESYGLPFYSSKSTMELSSEAHMRDFRMKALSEMAQDIGVDAIALGHHLRDQIETQLIRLLRGTGRVGIAGMKVFENGLFRPLLEQPKEEIERYAAACHIQHVCDPSNLQTDFLRNWVRINWILPLEKDHPEKAKVLVRSLENLSQLPEEGLFEPSSTQKDTPLDRTSLLEQSTSKQIELIRAYGRANSIDLTFSQIQELLKHFRRPQNSLQVRVGRGSWRVDAKHIFVEL, from the coding sequence ATGCGAGAAATAACAGTCTGTCAGCAATCGCGTGAGGTTATTGACAGACTCCGCCCCAACGTATCAAATCTCGAAATGACTATGGTCAATCAAGATCTGCTTCTTCCGCTCGAAAGAGCGGCCTTCAATCAACTGATTCGAAACGGCCTACACAGGCAAAAACACTTGCTTGTCGCACTGTCGGGCGGAATGGATTCTATGGTTCTTTTGAACCTGCTTTTCAAGGTGGCCGCCAAGGCGAACGTAAAGCTTTCTGTTGCTACTATCCACCATGGCCCAGGAAGCAACGCAGGATTTCGTGATGAAGTTTTTGCTTTTTGCCAAAGGGTTAGTGAGAGTTACGGGCTTCCTTTTTACAGCTCTAAAAGTACGATGGAGTTAAGTAGCGAAGCCCATATGCGCGACTTTCGAATGAAGGCGCTCAGCGAAATGGCCCAAGACATCGGAGTTGATGCCATCGCTCTTGGGCACCATCTTAGGGACCAGATTGAAACTCAGCTTATTCGGTTATTGCGCGGCACTGGAAGGGTGGGGATTGCGGGCATGAAAGTTTTTGAGAACGGACTCTTTCGCCCATTGCTCGAGCAGCCCAAAGAGGAGATTGAGCGCTATGCAGCGGCCTGCCATATCCAGCACGTTTGTGATCCGTCAAATCTCCAAACCGATTTTTTACGCAACTGGGTTCGTATCAACTGGATATTGCCTTTAGAAAAAGATCACCCCGAGAAGGCAAAGGTTTTGGTGCGCTCTCTTGAAAACCTTTCTCAGTTGCCTGAAGAGGGATTGTTTGAACCTTCCTCGACCCAGAAAGATACGCCGCTGGACAGAACCTCGCTTCTTGAGCAAAGTACCTCGAAACAAATTGAGCTTATTAGGGCCTATGGTCGAGCTAACTCCATAGACCTTACTTTTAGTCAGATTCAAGAGCTGTTGAAGCATTTTCGGCGGCCCCAAAATTCACTTCAGGTCCGTGTCGGCAGAGGCTCTTGGCGCGTTGACGCCAAGCACATCTTTGTAGAACTCTAA
- a CDS encoding cell division protein FtsH: MRSSQKTFLFWAFFVVLVLLGWQMLEKSRKSTVDQFNFPKFIETVERNEVESVTFDQQSGKITGTLKESAATRIGGKEFSIVGNTGDETYKYLRSKGITPNYSRDDGSPLIQSLLVYWLPFLIIFFFFFFIMRQMQIGGGKALNFGKSRARLLTENKNRVTFKDVAGVDEAKEELEEIIEFLKEPKKFTKLGGRIPKGVLLVGPPGTGKTLLARAVAGEAGVPFFTISGSDFVEMFVGVGASRVRDLFEQGKKHAPCLIFIDEIDAVGRHRGAGLGGGHDEREQTLNQLLVEMDGFESNEGVILIAATNRPDVLDPALLRPGRFDRRVIVGKPDLKGRLRILEVHTKRTPLSKEVELERIARGTPGFSGADLENLVNEAALIAARQGKVMVDMDDFEVAKDKVIMGSERKSMVVSEQDRKITAFHEAGHTLVGKKMPGIDPVHKVSIIPRGMALGVTQTLPEEDQLNLSRSKAKAMIAFLFGGRVAEEVVFGDFTTGAENDIQRATEIARKMVCEWGMSDKLGPLSYEKTEGPVFLGMNQGKSRDFSESTAQEIDQEIRKLITEGHQKAHEIIRADVQILNNLAGALLEKETIDGVEVDILLNGGSLADINRERDVKQQELQKEQAARVQEQEKARKKEEEAIKAKGSAVGGSDPVTA, encoded by the coding sequence ATGCGTTCCTCACAAAAGACATTTTTATTCTGGGCCTTTTTTGTCGTGCTCGTGCTCCTCGGATGGCAAATGCTTGAGAAAAGCAGAAAATCGACGGTAGACCAGTTCAATTTTCCAAAGTTCATTGAAACCGTTGAGCGAAATGAGGTGGAGTCCGTCACTTTTGATCAACAGTCGGGTAAGATCACCGGTACGCTCAAGGAGTCGGCAGCTACGCGCATAGGTGGTAAGGAGTTTTCCATTGTAGGTAACACTGGCGATGAAACCTACAAGTACTTGCGCTCTAAAGGGATTACTCCCAACTATTCCAGAGACGATGGCTCACCACTCATACAGTCGCTGCTTGTCTACTGGCTGCCCTTCCTCATTATCTTCTTCTTTTTCTTCTTCATCATGAGACAAATGCAAATTGGCGGAGGCAAAGCCTTAAATTTCGGAAAATCCCGAGCAAGGCTTCTTACTGAAAATAAGAATCGCGTCACATTCAAAGATGTAGCCGGAGTCGACGAAGCGAAAGAGGAACTTGAAGAGATTATCGAGTTTTTGAAAGAGCCAAAGAAATTTACAAAGCTGGGCGGGAGAATTCCAAAAGGAGTTTTACTCGTGGGCCCTCCCGGAACAGGAAAGACGCTTTTGGCTCGCGCCGTCGCGGGTGAAGCAGGCGTTCCGTTCTTTACTATTTCAGGTTCAGACTTTGTGGAGATGTTTGTCGGAGTGGGTGCCTCAAGAGTGCGAGATCTTTTTGAGCAGGGTAAAAAACATGCGCCGTGTTTGATTTTCATCGATGAGATCGATGCTGTTGGAAGACATCGCGGAGCTGGCCTCGGCGGTGGTCATGATGAGAGAGAGCAGACTCTTAATCAGCTACTTGTTGAAATGGATGGTTTTGAAAGCAATGAAGGAGTTATTCTTATTGCTGCGACCAACAGACCGGATGTTCTTGACCCGGCTCTACTTCGTCCGGGTCGCTTTGATCGTAGAGTGATTGTGGGTAAACCAGATCTCAAAGGCCGCTTAAGAATATTAGAAGTTCACACAAAGCGAACTCCATTATCGAAAGAGGTTGAATTAGAAAGAATTGCTCGAGGTACGCCAGGGTTTTCGGGTGCAGACTTGGAGAACTTAGTGAACGAAGCGGCTTTGATTGCGGCACGCCAGGGCAAAGTCATGGTCGATATGGACGACTTTGAGGTCGCGAAAGACAAAGTCATAATGGGCTCTGAGAGAAAATCGATGGTTGTCTCTGAGCAAGACAGAAAAATTACGGCGTTTCACGAGGCGGGGCACACGCTGGTAGGTAAGAAAATGCCAGGAATTGATCCTGTGCATAAGGTGAGTATTATTCCGCGCGGGATGGCATTGGGAGTTACACAGACTTTGCCTGAAGAAGACCAACTTAATCTCTCAAGAAGCAAAGCAAAAGCTATGATTGCCTTTTTGTTTGGGGGCCGAGTTGCCGAGGAGGTTGTTTTCGGAGACTTCACAACTGGGGCGGAGAACGACATTCAGCGCGCGACTGAAATTGCACGAAAGATGGTGTGCGAATGGGGAATGAGTGACAAGCTTGGTCCGCTTTCTTATGAAAAGACAGAAGGCCCGGTTTTTCTTGGAATGAATCAAGGCAAAAGCAGAGATTTTTCTGAATCTACGGCTCAGGAGATCGATCAGGAAATCAGAAAACTCATAACTGAAGGACACCAAAAGGCTCACGAAATTATTAGGGCTGACGTTCAAATCTTGAATAACTTGGCAGGCGCCCTTTTGGAAAAAGAAACCATTGATGGGGTCGAGGTAG
- a CDS encoding DNA mismatch repair protein MutL — protein sequence MLIKRLEPQVIERIAAGEVIERPAQVVKELIENSIDAEATEIDVEVIDATEISVSDNGVGIPKDDLALAVERHATSKIISSEDLFRLRTYGFRGEALASLAAVSELSILSRFEKDECAYELKSHFGERLAIGSASHPAGTRIRFQRLFDNIPARKKFLKSSGAEIAQIRRTLKSFALCHPKVTFRLRNQGKLQDFYQKTSKPLLRVQEVLSTKPLYHLLGEENGFRAEIYFSSPHEVVKTSQNIWLFCQNRWITDRTLQSAILESYRNLLMHGEFPVVYLNLTVPDDFIDINVHPTKSQIRFLDNRVVFRFVHEKLREALHQAPWNSDRNVSADDASIDWPSRHAPQTPPEPNQWVNFEFTPASQQKDRSVLGNDSYQRVDFANENIQPMSSRLLFSSSAVSQQPQNGDTKSQFCEDLFSALGAPQGGFWEQMPILGQLRKTYIACKGASGLIMVDQHAAHERIMFERLQQSWKSGHASDVQRYLIPPRLTLNSEAVEALNTLAEQWMRMGIELEVCGPEEITVNAKPTWLTDKALMGALEKCAKELVELGGSFRMEKRLSDLQSTMACHSAVRAGDELNFEEMKSLLKQMDEFPLSGFCPHGRPVSVEWSWRDMEKDFGRIV from the coding sequence ATGTTGATTAAAAGACTTGAGCCTCAGGTGATCGAAAGAATTGCTGCGGGCGAAGTGATTGAAAGACCCGCTCAGGTTGTTAAAGAACTCATCGAGAACTCCATCGACGCCGAAGCTACCGAAATCGATGTAGAGGTCATCGACGCTACCGAGATTTCTGTCAGCGACAACGGAGTGGGCATACCAAAGGATGACTTGGCGCTAGCAGTTGAGCGCCACGCTACAAGTAAAATAATTTCCAGCGAAGATTTATTCAGACTTCGCACCTACGGATTTCGCGGCGAGGCCCTCGCGAGCCTTGCTGCCGTTAGCGAACTCTCTATCTTGTCTCGCTTTGAAAAAGACGAGTGTGCCTACGAACTCAAAAGCCATTTTGGAGAAAGACTTGCTATTGGGTCAGCCTCTCATCCAGCGGGTACCAGAATTCGATTTCAACGACTTTTCGATAACATTCCAGCAAGGAAAAAATTCTTAAAGAGCTCGGGCGCTGAGATCGCTCAGATCAGAAGAACACTCAAGAGCTTTGCGCTTTGCCATCCAAAAGTCACTTTTCGCCTACGGAACCAAGGCAAGCTTCAGGACTTCTATCAGAAAACTTCAAAACCACTCCTTCGCGTCCAGGAGGTACTTTCTACAAAGCCTCTTTATCATCTTTTAGGTGAAGAAAACGGTTTTCGTGCTGAAATTTATTTTAGCTCGCCTCACGAGGTTGTGAAGACTTCGCAGAATATTTGGCTGTTCTGCCAGAATAGATGGATCACCGACCGCACCCTTCAGAGCGCCATTCTAGAATCTTATAGAAACCTGCTGATGCATGGGGAGTTCCCCGTCGTGTATTTGAACCTGACCGTCCCTGATGATTTTATCGATATCAATGTTCACCCGACAAAATCCCAAATTAGATTCCTCGATAACCGAGTTGTCTTTCGGTTTGTCCATGAAAAACTGCGGGAAGCTCTTCATCAGGCTCCATGGAACAGCGACCGAAATGTTTCGGCTGATGACGCCAGCATCGATTGGCCAAGTAGGCACGCGCCACAGACTCCGCCCGAACCCAATCAATGGGTTAACTTTGAATTTACACCAGCTTCTCAGCAAAAAGACAGATCGGTTTTAGGAAACGACTCCTATCAGCGAGTTGACTTTGCTAACGAGAATATTCAACCAATGTCATCGAGATTACTCTTCTCTTCGTCTGCAGTCTCTCAGCAACCGCAAAACGGGGACACCAAGTCTCAGTTTTGCGAAGATCTTTTTTCTGCGCTGGGCGCTCCTCAAGGTGGTTTTTGGGAGCAAATGCCAATTTTAGGACAACTGCGCAAAACCTACATTGCCTGCAAGGGAGCCTCGGGTCTTATTATGGTTGACCAACATGCTGCACATGAACGAATCATGTTTGAACGACTCCAACAGAGCTGGAAGTCAGGCCATGCAAGCGACGTCCAGAGATATCTTATTCCGCCCCGATTGACTCTCAACTCAGAAGCCGTCGAAGCCCTTAACACCCTTGCTGAACAGTGGATGCGGATGGGAATTGAACTGGAAGTCTGCGGACCAGAAGAGATTACAGTCAATGCCAAACCGACATGGCTCACGGACAAAGCTTTAATGGGAGCTCTAGAGAAATGCGCCAAAGAACTGGTGGAGCTCGGCGGCAGTTTTCGTATGGAAAAACGTCTTTCTGATCTACAGTCCACGATGGCATGTCACTCTGCAGTTCGAGCAGGAGATGAACTGAATTTTGAAGAGATGAAGTCACTGCTTAAACAAATGGATGAATTTCCGTTGTCGGGTTTTTGTCCACATGGAAGACCTGTTTCGGTGGAGTGGTCGTGGCGAGATATGGAGAAAGATTTTGGCCGGATTGTATAG